A part of Arachis hypogaea cultivar Tifrunner chromosome 12, arahy.Tifrunner.gnm2.J5K5, whole genome shotgun sequence genomic DNA contains:
- the LOC112727742 gene encoding RING-H2 finger protein ATL33 → MDKPTTTTTTTTHTLSPSLSPPPPSSQLVFYAPPLSPAQIAILNTPPPPFPGGSSSFDLSPLEFLLAIIAMVTLPAIIYTFIFAYGCPSCRRQPERNSGEHSSESRDGDSVTATAVAEFRYQKDSHVKEIGIECPVCLSAFADGEKLRQLSDCKHSFHADCINLWLSNHTNCPICRSIVAGAGRKRPSSSAPARDHHDFHQGLPDASGLAFAIIVELTSMAAAAPPLIRPYCKRPCPLLFRESSINFNFQPVFWGRSPHYW, encoded by the exons ATGGACAagccaaccaccaccaccaccaccaccactcacACTCTATCACCGTCTCTGtcgccaccaccaccatcatcgcAGCTTGTTTTCTATGCTCCTCCGCTCTCCCCCGCTCAAATTGCGATCCTTAATACCCCGCCGCCGCCTTTTCCGGGCGGTTCGAGCTCCTTCGACCTCTCTCCCCTCGAATTCCTCCTCGCCATCATTGCCATGGTCACACTCCCCGCCATAATCTACACCTTTATCTTCGCCTACGGCTGCCCGTCTTGCCGCCGGCAACCAGAGCGAAATTCCGGGGAGCATTCCAGTGAGTCCCGCGACGGGGACAGCGTCACCGCCACCGCTGTTGCTGAATTTCGGTACCAGAAGGACTCTCACGTGAAGGAGATCGGCATCGAGTGTCCAGTATGCTTGTCGGCTTTCGCCGACGGCGAGAAACTCCGGCAACTTAGCGATTGTAAGCATTCGTTTCACGCTGATTGCATCAACTTGTGGCTCAGCAACCACACGAATTGCCCAATTTGCCGCTCCATCGTCGCCGGCGCTGGCAGAAAGCGCCCCAGTTCATCTGCTCCGGCAAGAGATCATCATGATTTTCATCAAGGTCTTCCTGATGCATCCGGTTTG GCCTTTGCCATAATTGTCGAACTCACATCTATGGCTGCGGCTGCTCCGCCTCTGATTCGGCCTTATTGCAAACGACCTTGTCCCCTTCTTTTCAGAGAAAGCAGCATCAACTTTAACTTTCAACCAGTCTTTTGGGGGCGCTCTCCACACTACTG GTGA